The Catenuloplanes niger genome includes a window with the following:
- a CDS encoding TetR/AcrR family transcriptional regulator, with translation MTRDGRLARGDRTRAAVLDTAVALATRDGLDGLSLAQVADELRLSKSALFAHWRRKEDLQLATIERAREQWLERVIGPALREPRGVRRLWALHRRRIAFYADSVLPGGCFFANAEFEFNAREGPVKERLAEILADWLGLLERLAREAIEAGELVPGTDPALLAYESEALGLAAVMQSRLAGTDAAYDLALRSMHARLRSLSTDPGTIEEHSE, from the coding sequence GTGACACGCGACGGACGACTCGCCCGCGGTGACCGCACCCGGGCCGCGGTGCTGGACACGGCCGTGGCGCTGGCGACCCGCGACGGGCTCGACGGCCTGTCCCTCGCGCAGGTCGCGGACGAGCTGCGGCTCAGCAAGTCCGCACTGTTCGCGCACTGGCGCCGCAAGGAGGACCTGCAGCTCGCCACCATCGAGCGCGCCCGCGAGCAGTGGCTGGAGCGGGTGATCGGCCCGGCGTTGCGCGAGCCGCGTGGCGTACGCCGGCTGTGGGCCCTGCACCGCCGCCGGATCGCGTTCTACGCGGACTCCGTACTCCCCGGTGGGTGTTTCTTCGCCAACGCGGAGTTCGAGTTCAACGCGCGCGAGGGACCGGTCAAGGAGCGGCTGGCCGAGATCCTGGCGGACTGGCTCGGCCTGCTCGAACGTCTGGCCCGGGAGGCGATCGAGGCCGGCGAGCTGGTCCCGGGGACCGACCCGGCGCTGCTGGCGTACGAGTCGGAGGCGCTCGGGCTGGCCGCGGTCATGCAGTCCCGGCTGGCCGGCACGGACGCGGCCTACGACCTCGCGCTGCGGTCCATGCACGCCCGTCTGCGATCACTGAGCACCGACCCCGGAACAATCGAGGAGCACAGCGAATGA
- a CDS encoding tRNA adenosine deaminase-associated protein encodes MSYFAAALVRGPSGWSASDLALTGAADTEDIADRLRDVDHDADLSLLFVESDDSYLVIMRLDEGEDPRVFGSDSIFAEESRLGALLLSDIEMPAIEIHSEIESVTEGVEEGSAAPSHALDEPEIDPIGDPDLLADLGISSHDLLVLCGREGVHPSDVTHELCEQIIGSAEVVDELREHAVRH; translated from the coding sequence ATGTCGTACTTCGCTGCCGCCCTGGTCCGGGGCCCGAGTGGTTGGTCCGCTTCAGACCTCGCGCTCACCGGGGCCGCGGACACCGAGGACATCGCCGACCGCCTGCGCGACGTCGACCATGACGCCGACCTCAGCCTGCTCTTCGTCGAGTCCGACGACTCCTACCTGGTGATCATGCGACTCGACGAGGGCGAGGACCCGCGCGTCTTCGGCTCCGACTCGATCTTCGCGGAGGAGTCCCGGCTGGGCGCGCTGCTGCTCAGCGACATCGAGATGCCCGCGATCGAGATCCACAGCGAGATCGAGTCGGTGACCGAGGGGGTCGAGGAGGGATCGGCCGCCCCGTCCCACGCGCTGGACGAGCCGGAGATCGACCCGATCGGCGACCCGGACCTGCTCGCCGACCTCGGGATCTCGTCACACGACCTGCTGGTGCTGTGCGGGCGGGAGGGCGTACACCCGTCGGACGTCACCCACGAACTGTGCGAGCAGATCATCGGCAGCGCGGAGGTCGTGGACGAGCTGCGGGAGCACGCGGTCCGGCACTGA
- a CDS encoding nucleoside deaminase, with protein sequence MRRALSVAADAADDVPVGAVILGPDGTELASARNERELTGDPTAHAEILALRRAAEVVGEWRLTGCSLVVTLEPCTMCAGALVLARVETVVFGAWEPKTGAVGSLWDVVRDRRLNHRPEVYAGVLEPECAALLRTFFDDRPGALA encoded by the coding sequence ATGCGGCGGGCACTGTCGGTGGCCGCGGATGCGGCCGACGACGTACCCGTGGGGGCGGTGATCCTCGGTCCGGACGGCACCGAACTGGCGTCGGCCCGCAACGAACGCGAACTGACCGGCGACCCGACCGCGCACGCCGAGATCCTGGCGCTGCGCCGCGCGGCCGAGGTCGTCGGCGAGTGGCGACTGACCGGCTGCTCGCTGGTGGTCACGCTGGAACCGTGCACGATGTGCGCCGGCGCGCTGGTCCTGGCCCGGGTGGAGACGGTCGTCTTCGGCGCGTGGGAACCGAAGACCGGCGCGGTCGGCTCCCTCTGGGACGTCGTCCGCGACCGCCGGCTCAACCACCGCCCGGAGGTCTACGCCGGCGTCCTCGAACCGGAGTGCGCCGCGCTCCTGCGCACCTTCTTCGACGACCGGCCCGGCGCTCTCGCCTGA
- the deoD gene encoding purine-nucleoside phosphorylase: MSVHIGAEPGQIAPRVLMPGDPLRAKWIAETFLTDATCYTSVRGMLGFTGTYRGVEVSVQGSGMGMPSATIYAHELINEYGVRTLIRVGTCGALVDDLNLRDVIAVNGASTDSNMNRQRFDGLIDYAPVADFGLLRTAVATAEQRDVAVRVGPVLAADLFYTDRMDLYDRLADYGVLAVEMESAALFTTAARYRAKALTLLTVSDHIKRGEKTTSQEREQTFSAMVEIALDTAVTA, translated from the coding sequence ATGAGTGTGCACATCGGTGCTGAGCCAGGTCAGATCGCCCCGCGGGTTCTCATGCCGGGGGATCCGCTGCGGGCGAAGTGGATCGCGGAGACGTTCCTGACGGATGCGACGTGCTACACGTCCGTGCGGGGGATGCTGGGGTTCACCGGCACGTACCGTGGGGTCGAGGTGTCGGTGCAGGGGTCCGGCATGGGTATGCCGTCCGCGACGATCTACGCCCACGAGCTGATCAACGAGTACGGCGTGCGGACGCTGATCCGGGTCGGTACGTGCGGTGCGCTGGTCGACGACCTGAACCTGCGGGACGTGATCGCGGTCAACGGTGCGTCGACGGACTCCAACATGAACCGGCAGCGGTTCGACGGGCTGATCGACTATGCGCCGGTTGCGGACTTCGGGCTGCTCCGGACCGCGGTCGCCACGGCCGAGCAGCGGGACGTCGCGGTGCGGGTGGGGCCGGTGCTCGCGGCGGACCTGTTCTACACGGACCGGATGGACCTGTACGACCGGCTCGCCGACTACGGCGTGCTCGCGGTCGAGATGGAGTCGGCGGCGCTGTTCACCACGGCGGCCCGCTACCGCGCGAAGGCGCTGACCCTGCTGACCGTCAGCGACCACATCAAACGCGGTGAGAAGACCACGTCGCAGGAGCGGGAGCAGACGTTCTCCGCGATGGTCGAGATCGCCCTCGACACGGCCGTCACGGCCTGA
- a CDS encoding tyrosine-type recombinase/integrase, which produces MGLPDELIALLKKHREEQDREREQAAQLWQDGGWLFATPAGGPLNPRTDYDEWKRLLKLAGLRDGRLHDARHTAATVLLLLGVPERAVMGIMGWSNSSMAARYQHITAEIDRDIAKRVGGLIWEPKQRQKSKKSKKQQR; this is translated from the coding sequence ATGGGTCTCCCCGATGAATTGATCGCGCTGCTGAAGAAGCACCGCGAGGAACAAGATCGCGAGCGAGAGCAGGCAGCTCAACTGTGGCAAGACGGTGGTTGGCTGTTTGCCACACCAGCCGGAGGCCCACTCAACCCGCGCACCGACTACGACGAGTGGAAGCGCCTGCTGAAACTCGCAGGGCTGCGCGACGGCCGACTTCACGACGCTCGGCACACCGCCGCGACGGTTCTGCTCCTTCTCGGTGTACCTGAGCGTGCTGTCATGGGCATCATGGGATGGTCAAACTCATCGATGGCCGCCCGGTATCAACACATCACTGCAGAGATTGATCGGGACATCGCAAAACGCGTTGGCGGATTGATCTGGGAGCCGAAGCAGCGTCAGAAGTCAAAAAAGTCAAAGAAGCAACAGCGATAG
- a CDS encoding IS3 family transposase (programmed frameshift) has product MPKPYPREFRDDVVRVARDRDPGVTVEQIAKDFGVHPMTLFKWLRQAGIEEGAQPGASRSDSVELREARKRIKLLEQENEVLRRAAAYLSQANLPKRLYPLVNELADDGIPIAVTCRVLNIARQPYYRWRARPVTDAELAEAYRADALFDAHRDDPEFGYRFLADEARAAGQAMTERTAWKICSGMGWFSTCSRKRRRGKGGRPGPPVHDDLVKRDFTASGPNRLWLADITEHRTGEGKLYLCAIKDVWSNRIVGYSIDSRMKSRLAVNALRNAVTRRGDVAGCVLHTDRGSQFRSRKLVGELHRHDMIGSMGRVGAAGDNAAMESFFGLLQNNVLDRRTWPTRQALRTAIVTWIERTYHRRRRQRSLSRLTPIEYETIMTPPASQAA; this is encoded by the exons GTGCCCAAGCCCTACCCCCGTGAGTTCCGCGATGACGTCGTGCGGGTCGCCCGTGACAGGGACCCCGGCGTGACGGTCGAGCAGATCGCGAAGGACTTCGGGGTCCACCCGATGACGTTGTTCAAGTGGCTGCGCCAGGCCGGCATCGAGGAAGGCGCCCAGCCCGGTGCGAGCCGCAGCGACTCGGTCGAGCTGCGTGAGGCCCGTAAGCGGATCAAGCTTCTCGAACAGGAGAACGAGGTCCTGCGCCGAGCCGCAGCATATTTGTCGCAGGCGAACCTGCCG AAAAGGCTCTACCCGCTCGTGAACGAGCTCGCCGACGACGGGATCCCCATCGCGGTCACGTGCCGGGTGCTGAACATCGCTCGACAGCCCTACTACCGGTGGCGTGCCCGCCCGGTCACCGACGCCGAACTGGCCGAGGCCTACCGGGCGGACGCGTTGTTCGACGCTCACCGTGACGACCCGGAGTTCGGCTACCGGTTCCTGGCCGACGAAGCCCGTGCCGCAGGCCAGGCGATGACCGAGCGTACTGCCTGGAAGATCTGTTCCGGCATGGGCTGGTTCAGCACGTGCAGCCGCAAGCGGCGGCGAGGAAAGGGCGGGAGGCCGGGCCCGCCGGTCCACGACGACCTGGTCAAACGCGATTTCACCGCGAGCGGCCCGAACCGGTTGTGGCTGGCCGACATCACCGAACACCGCACCGGTGAGGGCAAGCTCTACCTGTGCGCGATCAAGGACGTATGGTCCAACCGGATCGTCGGCTACTCCATCGACTCACGGATGAAGTCGAGGCTGGCGGTCAACGCCTTGCGCAATGCGGTCACCCGGCGCGGTGACGTGGCCGGTTGCGTGCTGCACACCGACCGTGGGTCGCAGTTTCGTAGCCGGAAGCTTGTCGGTGAACTGCACCGTCACGACATGATCGGATCGATGGGCAGAGTCGGTGCCGCCGGCGACAACGCCGCCATGGAATCGTTCTTCGGCCTGCTGCAGAACAACGTCCTCGACCGCCGGACCTGGCCCACCCGGCAGGCGTTGAGGACCGCGATCGTGACCTGGATCGAACGCACCTACCACCGCCGCCGACGCCAACGAAGCCTGTCCCGGTTGACCCCCATCGAGTACGAGACCATCATGACCCCACCGGCCAGTCAGGCCGCGTGA
- a CDS encoding site-specific integrase, whose translation MRTRKPNGTSTVYKGADGYWHGRVVIGVKNNGKPDRRHVQAKTEGEVYDKVRKLEQQRENGTVRKVGQRWTVEKWLTHWVENIAAESVSDNTLSGYRVAVGKHLIPGVGAHRIEKLEPENLETLYRQMMRAGSAAGTAHQAHRTIRTALNEAVRRGHLIRNPATLAKPPRLTDEEIEPYAVAEIQKLLAVASERRNSMRWAIALALGLRQSEALGLRWSDIDLNKGRLTVRRARQRPRWQHGCGNTCGRKLGLLHQ comes from the coding sequence ATGAGAACGCGCAAGCCGAACGGCACATCGACTGTCTACAAAGGCGCGGACGGCTACTGGCACGGCAGGGTCGTGATCGGCGTCAAGAACAACGGCAAGCCGGATCGTCGTCACGTTCAGGCCAAGACCGAGGGCGAGGTGTACGACAAGGTACGGAAGCTGGAGCAGCAGCGCGAGAACGGCACCGTACGCAAGGTGGGGCAGCGCTGGACGGTGGAGAAGTGGCTGACGCACTGGGTCGAGAACATCGCGGCCGAGTCGGTCTCAGACAACACGCTGTCCGGCTACCGGGTCGCGGTCGGCAAGCACCTGATTCCGGGGGTGGGTGCTCACCGGATCGAAAAGCTGGAGCCGGAGAACCTGGAGACGCTGTACCGGCAGATGATGCGGGCTGGCAGCGCGGCTGGCACAGCGCACCAGGCTCACCGAACGATCCGGACGGCCCTCAACGAGGCGGTGCGGCGAGGTCATCTCATCCGGAATCCGGCGACGCTCGCGAAGCCGCCGAGGCTTACCGACGAGGAGATCGAGCCGTACGCCGTCGCGGAGATCCAGAAGTTGCTCGCCGTTGCCAGCGAGCGGCGAAACAGCATGCGGTGGGCCATCGCCCTTGCACTCGGACTACGGCAGAGCGAGGCGCTCGGGTTGCGCTGGTCGGATATCGACCTGAACAAGGGCCGCCTCACGGTGCGACGGGCACGGCAACGCCCGCGGTGGCAGCACGGTTGCGGCAACACATGCGGTCGGAAGTTGGGTCTGCTGCACCAATAG